Proteins from a single region of Runella sp. SP2:
- the rpsR gene encoding 30S ribosomal protein S18, with the protein MTLVNEPIERNQNRKKYCRFKKAGIKFIDYKDPNFLLKLVNEQGRILPRRLTGTSLKYQRKVSQAIKRARHLALLPYVADQLK; encoded by the coding sequence ATGACACTTGTAAACGAACCAATTGAGCGTAACCAAAATCGCAAAAAGTACTGCCGTTTTAAGAAAGCGGGTATCAAATTTATTGATTACAAAGACCCAAATTTCTTATTGAAATTGGTAAATGAGCAAGGTAGAATTTTACCTCGCCGCCTTACTGGTACTTCTTTGAAGTATCAGCGCAAAGTGTCGCAAGCTATCAAGCGTGCGCGTCACTTGGCTTTATTACCGTATGTAGCTGACCAATTAAAGTAA
- the rpsF gene encoding 30S ribosomal protein S6, with product MFTKQYEMVFIMTPVLSDQQMKDTVDKFRKLLTDNGAELVHEESWGLKKLAYPIQNKNTGFYHLIEFKSEPSLIQTVETEFRRDERVMRYLTVAMEKHHVTYAERKRSGLVGKKQTENN from the coding sequence ATGTTCACAAAACAGTATGAGATGGTGTTCATTATGACTCCCGTTTTATCTGATCAACAGATGAAGGACACCGTTGATAAGTTCCGCAAACTCCTTACCGATAACGGCGCGGAACTCGTACACGAAGAGAGTTGGGGGCTCAAGAAATTGGCCTACCCAATCCAAAACAAAAACACTGGTTTTTATCACTTGATTGAGTTCAAGTCGGAGCCTAGCCTTATCCAAACGGTTGAGACTGAATTCCGTCGTGATGAGCGCGTTATGCGTTATTTGACAGTTGCTATGGAAAAGCACCACGTAACTTATGCTGAGCGTAAGCGCAGTGGATTAGTTGGAAAAAAACAAACTGAAAACAACTAA
- a CDS encoding DUF1684 domain-containing protein, whose translation MKTNSVLLFLALVFSALFVGFISKNDEGAYQNEINQWHQKRMDGLKSEDGWLNLAGLFWLKEGDNTFGSDEKNDIVFPKKASKQVGTLVLRDGKVSFKAHSDAQVKLLEAGTSPEFVFEDGKTTTMQEGTLRWFIIKRGPKYGIRLRDLEHPVLSHFQGVERFSVNEAWKVVAKLEKPSTPRTIAITDVLGLVSQQSLVGHAVFEWKGKTYRLAATDAGGGRLFIIFKDKTTSHETYGAGRFLYTDKPDEAGNVILDFNKAINPPCAFSPYATCPLPPAENNLAIRIEAGEKDAKMH comes from the coding sequence ATGAAAACCAATTCTGTACTTCTCTTTTTAGCGCTAGTTTTCAGCGCTTTGTTTGTAGGTTTTATCTCAAAAAACGACGAAGGAGCCTACCAAAATGAAATAAACCAGTGGCACCAAAAACGCATGGATGGGCTGAAAAGTGAAGATGGTTGGTTGAACCTAGCAGGTTTATTTTGGTTGAAAGAAGGAGATAATACCTTTGGAAGCGACGAGAAAAATGACATCGTTTTTCCAAAAAAAGCATCAAAACAAGTAGGGACGCTAGTACTCCGTGATGGTAAAGTGAGTTTCAAGGCGCATTCGGATGCACAGGTAAAATTGTTAGAAGCAGGTACTTCGCCCGAATTTGTATTTGAAGATGGTAAAACTACCACAATGCAGGAAGGTACACTGCGTTGGTTTATCATCAAAAGAGGACCCAAGTATGGAATTCGGTTGCGTGATTTAGAGCACCCTGTGTTGTCTCATTTTCAGGGAGTTGAGCGCTTCTCTGTCAATGAAGCTTGGAAGGTTGTGGCTAAATTGGAAAAGCCTAGCACACCACGTACCATTGCCATTACAGACGTTTTGGGGCTTGTAAGTCAGCAATCGTTGGTGGGTCATGCTGTGTTTGAGTGGAAAGGTAAAACGTATCGCTTGGCAGCCACAGACGCAGGAGGCGGACGACTGTTTATTATCTTCAAAGACAAAACTACCTCTCACGAAACCTACGGGGCAGGGCGCTTTTTGTACACCGACAAACCAGATGAGGCGGGTAATGTCATTCTTGATTTCAACAAGGCAATCAATCCACCCTGTGCCTTTAGTCCTTACGCGACTTGTCCATTGCCTCCTGCCGAAAACAACCTTGCAATCCGAATAGAAGCGGGAGAGAAAGATGCTAAGATGCACTGA
- the rplI gene encoding 50S ribosomal protein L9, translating to MQVILRTDIAGLGYKNDVVDVKPGYGRNYLIPQGFAVMATDSNRKQLAENLKQAAHKAEKLKKDAEDLAAAIGDITLNIAAKVGESGKIFGRVTSIQISDALKAKGFDVDRKKITIEDVKVVGTYKAQLDLHKEVKHTVSISVAGEE from the coding sequence ATGCAAGTTATTTTAAGAACTGATATTGCTGGGCTTGGTTATAAGAACGACGTCGTTGACGTTAAACCTGGCTATGGTCGTAACTATCTCATTCCGCAAGGATTTGCGGTAATGGCGACCGATTCAAATAGAAAACAATTGGCCGAAAACTTGAAGCAAGCTGCGCACAAAGCAGAAAAACTCAAGAAAGACGCCGAAGACCTAGCTGCGGCTATTGGAGATATTACGCTTAACATCGCCGCGAAAGTGGGTGAAAGTGGAAAAATCTTTGGTCGCGTTACTAGCATTCAAATCTCTGATGCACTTAAAGCAAAAGGTTTTGATGTTGACCGTAAAAAAATCACTATCGAAGACGTGAAAGTTGTAGGTACTTACAAAGCACAACTTGACCTCCATAAAGAAGTGAAACACACTGTAAGCATTAGCGTAGCAGGCGAAGAATAA